In one window of Salvelinus sp. IW2-2015 unplaced genomic scaffold, ASM291031v2 Un_scaffold6438, whole genome shotgun sequence DNA:
- the LOC112078887 gene encoding 26S proteasome non-ATPase regulatory subunit 4 isoform X2 — translation MEEQRQRQEDETRRAAVVSAAEAGVPSPTADESDEALLKMSVPQADTATPAMPDFSRMTEDEQIAYALQMSMQGGEFGAESMDMDTGAPVDSEGAKDEEDYDVMQDPEFLQSVLENLPGVDPNNEAIRNAMGSLASQTGSKPDSKKDKDDEKKK, via the exons atggaggagcagagacagaggcaggaggATGAGACTCGCAGGGCAGCAGTGGTGTCTGCTGCTGAGGCCGGGGTTCCCTCGCCTACCGCTGACG AGTCAGACGAAGCTCTGCTGAAGATGTCAGTCCCCCAGGCTGACACGGCCACGCCCGCTATGCCCGACTTCAGCCGCATGACAGAGGACGAGCAGATTGCCTACGCCCTACAGATGTCCATGCAGGGTGGAG AGTTTGGTGCAGAGTCAATGGACATGGACACAGGAGCCCCTGTAGACTCAGAGGGTGCTAAG GATGAGGAGGACTATGATGTGATGCAGGACCCAGAGTTCCTCCAGAGTGTCCTGGAGAACCTACCGGGTGTCGACCCCAACAACGAGGCCATCCGGAATGCCATGGGCTCGCTGGCCTCACAGACAGGATCCAAACCTGACAGCAAGAAAGACAAAGATGATGAGAAGAAGAAATGA
- the LOC112078887 gene encoding 26S proteasome non-ATPase regulatory subunit 4 isoform X1 → MEEQRQRQEDETRRAAVVSAAEAGVPSPTADESDEALLKMSVPQADTATPAMPDFSRMTEDEQIAYALQMSMQGGAEFGAESMDMDTGAPVDSEGAKDEEDYDVMQDPEFLQSVLENLPGVDPNNEAIRNAMGSLASQTGSKPDSKKDKDDEKKK, encoded by the exons atggaggagcagagacagaggcaggaggATGAGACTCGCAGGGCAGCAGTGGTGTCTGCTGCTGAGGCCGGGGTTCCCTCGCCTACCGCTGACG AGTCAGACGAAGCTCTGCTGAAGATGTCAGTCCCCCAGGCTGACACGGCCACGCCCGCTATGCCCGACTTCAGCCGCATGACAGAGGACGAGCAGATTGCCTACGCCCTACAGATGTCCATGCAGGGTGGAG CAGAGTTTGGTGCAGAGTCAATGGACATGGACACAGGAGCCCCTGTAGACTCAGAGGGTGCTAAG GATGAGGAGGACTATGATGTGATGCAGGACCCAGAGTTCCTCCAGAGTGTCCTGGAGAACCTACCGGGTGTCGACCCCAACAACGAGGCCATCCGGAATGCCATGGGCTCGCTGGCCTCACAGACAGGATCCAAACCTGACAGCAAGAAAGACAAAGATGATGAGAAGAAGAAATGA